The Rana temporaria chromosome 4, aRanTem1.1, whole genome shotgun sequence genome contains a region encoding:
- the LOC120935281 gene encoding lysozyme C-1-like, whose product MVTNVQTPLQKEENRCVILRMVKKLKLAGHAKISADSWMCLFRHSSNYNSKLKKKFKNGHGFGLCQLNSGQHCKDGKAPSKNVCKISCSKFLNDDFNDDIRCLKKIVKSVKDLNAWPGWNNRCKGKNHKQYIEGCKP is encoded by the exons ATGGTCACAAATGTTCAGACACCCCTGCaaaaggaggagaaccgatgTGTGATACTGCGCATggtcaaaaaattaaaactggctGGACATGCGAAGATTAGTGCTGATAGCT gGATGTGTTTATTTAGACATTCAAGCAACTACAATTCCAAGTTAAAAAAGAAATTCAAGAATGGCCATGGCTTTGGCTTATGCCAGCTTAACAGTGGGCAACATTGTAAGGATGGAAAGGCTCCTTCTAAAAATGTTTGCAAAATTTCATGTTCCA AATTTCTAAATGATGATTTTAATGATGACATTAGATGCCTTAAGAAGATTGTGAAAAGCGTTAAAGATTTAAATGCATG GCCGGGTTGGAACAATCGTTGCAAAGGGAAGAACCACAAGCAATATATAGAGGGATGCAAACCCTAA